From Neisseria musculi, the proteins below share one genomic window:
- the metE gene encoding 5-methyltetrahydropteroyltriglutamate--homocysteine S-methyltransferase, whose product MNTFHLSGYPRIGAKRELKFAVEAFWKGAKTETEVEAVAAEIRRANWAAQKAAGADLLPVGDFSFYDHVLDLLCTLGAVPKRFGFDAAGLTLSEYFQLARGNATQFAMEMTKWFDTNYHYIVPEWHADTEFSVNAGRLIAQIKEAKAQGYDIKPTLIGPITLLWLGKSKEEGFKRLSLLPKLLPVYAQLLRELAAEGVDWIQIDEPILAVDADQNWLNAFAGTYKELANTGVRIIIGTYFASVAEHLNLLKNLPVHGVHIDAVRAPEQLAVFADAWPENKVLSVGLIDGRNVWRANLSKVIDTLKPVAGKLGNNLWIAPSCSLLHSPQDLAVEEKLDAEIKSWMAFAAQKLVELGVVKQALAHGKDSVKEAVSASDAAAADRATNKKIHNEAVQKRVAGLPEGADRRKSPFAERIKAQQAWMSLPVLPTTTIGSFPQTAEIRQARAAFKKGELSAADYDAAMKKEIAYCVEVQEKLELDVPVHGEAERNDMVEYFGEQLAGYCFTQFGWVQSYGSRCVKPPIIFGDVSRPEPMTVYWSSYAQTLTKRPMKGMLTGPVTMFKWSFVRDDVPLSLVAKQIALALNDEVLDLEKAGIKVIQIDEPAIREAMPLKKAQWSEYLAWACESFRLSSSGAEDSTQIHTHMCYSEFNDILPAIASMDADVITIETSRSDMELLTAFGDFKYPNDIGPGVYDIHSPRVPTAAEIEHLLRKAMEVVPVERLWVNPDCGLKTRGWKETAEQLEVMMAVTKKLRAELAAE is encoded by the coding sequence ATGAATACTTTTCACCTGTCCGGTTATCCGCGCATCGGCGCGAAGCGCGAACTGAAATTTGCCGTAGAAGCCTTTTGGAAAGGCGCGAAAACCGAAACCGAAGTCGAGGCCGTTGCCGCCGAAATCCGCCGCGCCAACTGGGCTGCCCAAAAAGCCGCCGGTGCCGATTTGCTGCCCGTAGGCGATTTTTCTTTTTACGACCATGTGCTCGATTTGCTGTGTACACTGGGCGCGGTTCCGAAACGCTTCGGTTTCGATGCCGCCGGGCTGACCCTGTCCGAATATTTCCAACTGGCGCGCGGCAACGCCACCCAGTTTGCGATGGAAATGACCAAATGGTTCGACACCAACTACCACTATATCGTGCCCGAATGGCACGCCGACACCGAATTTTCGGTTAATGCGGGCCGTTTGATTGCCCAAATCAAAGAAGCCAAAGCGCAGGGCTACGACATCAAGCCCACGCTCATCGGCCCCATCACCCTGCTGTGGCTGGGCAAATCCAAAGAAGAAGGCTTCAAACGCCTGAGCCTCTTGCCCAAACTGCTGCCGGTTTACGCCCAATTGTTGCGCGAGCTGGCCGCTGAAGGGGTGGACTGGATTCAGATTGATGAGCCGATTCTGGCGGTGGATGCCGATCAAAACTGGCTGAACGCCTTTGCCGGCACCTATAAAGAATTGGCCAACACCGGCGTGCGCATCATCATCGGCACGTATTTCGCCTCGGTTGCCGAACATCTCAACCTGCTGAAAAACCTGCCGGTTCACGGCGTACACATCGATGCCGTGCGCGCCCCCGAGCAACTTGCGGTGTTTGCCGATGCCTGGCCGGAAAACAAAGTGCTGTCGGTCGGCCTGATAGACGGGCGCAACGTATGGCGCGCCAATCTGAGCAAAGTCATCGACACCCTCAAACCCGTTGCCGGCAAACTGGGCAACAACCTGTGGATCGCGCCCTCCTGCTCGCTGCTGCACAGCCCGCAAGATTTGGCCGTTGAAGAAAAACTCGATGCCGAAATCAAATCGTGGATGGCGTTTGCCGCGCAAAAACTGGTTGAGCTGGGCGTGGTGAAACAAGCCCTGGCCCACGGCAAAGACAGTGTGAAAGAAGCCGTTTCCGCTTCCGATGCCGCCGCTGCCGACCGCGCCACCAACAAAAAAATCCACAACGAAGCCGTGCAAAAACGCGTGGCAGGTCTGCCCGAAGGCGCCGACCGGCGCAAATCACCGTTTGCCGAGCGCATCAAAGCCCAACAGGCTTGGATGAGCCTGCCCGTGCTGCCCACCACCACCATCGGCTCTTTCCCGCAAACCGCCGAAATCCGCCAAGCGCGCGCCGCCTTCAAAAAAGGTGAGTTGAGCGCCGCCGATTACGATGCCGCGATGAAAAAAGAAATCGCCTACTGCGTGGAAGTGCAGGAAAAACTGGAATTGGACGTGCCCGTGCACGGCGAAGCCGAGCGTAACGACATGGTGGAATACTTCGGCGAGCAACTGGCGGGCTACTGCTTCACCCAGTTCGGCTGGGTGCAGAGCTACGGCAGCCGCTGCGTGAAACCGCCGATCATTTTCGGCGATGTTTCCCGCCCCGAGCCGATGACCGTTTACTGGTCTTCTTATGCGCAAACGCTGACCAAACGCCCGATGAAAGGCATGCTCACCGGCCCGGTTACCATGTTCAAATGGTCGTTTGTGCGCGATGATGTGCCGCTGAGCCTGGTGGCCAAACAAATCGCGCTGGCCTTGAATGATGAAGTGTTGGACTTGGAAAAAGCCGGCATCAAAGTGATTCAGATTGACGAGCCTGCCATCCGCGAAGCCATGCCGCTGAAAAAAGCGCAATGGAGCGAATACCTGGCCTGGGCCTGCGAATCTTTCCGTCTGTCGTCCAGCGGTGCCGAAGACAGCACCCAAATCCACACCCATATGTGTTACTCGGAGTTTAACGATATTCTGCCGGCCATTGCCTCTATGGATGCCGATGTGATCACCATTGAAACTTCACGCTCCGATATGGAACTGCTGACCGCGTTCGGCGATTTCAAATACCCCAACGACATCGGTCCGGGCGTGTACGACATCCACAGCCCGCGCGTACCGACTGCTGCCGAAATCGAGCATCTGCTGCGCAAAGCGATGGAAGTGGTGCCGGTGGAGCGTTTGTGGGTCAATCCCGACTGCGGCCTGAAAACCCGGGGCTGGAAAGAAACCGCCGAGCAATTGGAAGTGATGATGGCCGTTACCAAAAAACTGCGCGCCGAGCTGGCGGCCGAATAA
- a CDS encoding PepSY-associated TM helix domain-containing protein encodes MQPVGRSCGDQSDAQRYFTVWRWHFYAGVFVTPFLILLALTGLGMIFTANIYGKDGERMKVAVQTVAKPLSQQAQVALDAVDKAQGMVVQYIAPRAADTVAVFRVNDGSGKATMVAVDPYTAEVAAAYPRNKGFYYLMDNIHSDMLLGGVGDYILETAAALTVLLVISGWWLWYQKQGSLPRMLVSPFGKKRSWWRSLHGSVGTWISLMLLVFCVSGMAWAGIWGGKAVQAWNQFPAGKWGVVPDPESVVPVHGDLNDGETKEIPWVLELTPMPQSGTTVGVGGIAPGLPPTLDTVDRFARESGFQGRYHLYFPKGKTGVWTLNRDSMSYDSPSPTADRTVHIDRYSGKVLADIRFNDYSAFGKFMAAGVAFHMGTMGWWSVVLNMVFCLAVVGMCVSGWIMWWQRRPKNAAGLLPPPQKNVAAPKTLLVVLLVSAVVFPTAAAAVAAVWLLDRLLLVCLPRMAAYLK; translated from the coding sequence ATGCAGCCCGTAGGCCGAAGCTGCGGCGACCAGTCTGATGCACAGCGTTATTTTACAGTTTGGCGCTGGCATTTCTATGCGGGCGTATTCGTTACACCTTTTTTAATTTTGTTGGCACTCACCGGCTTGGGCATGATTTTTACCGCCAATATTTACGGCAAAGACGGCGAAAGGATGAAGGTTGCCGTTCAGACGGTTGCCAAGCCGTTGTCGCAACAGGCGCAGGTAGCGCTGGACGCCGTTGACAAGGCACAGGGTATGGTGGTGCAGTATATTGCTCCGCGTGCCGCTGATACAGTAGCCGTTTTCCGTGTTAATGACGGCAGCGGCAAAGCCACGATGGTGGCAGTCGATCCCTACACCGCCGAAGTGGCCGCCGCTTATCCGCGCAACAAGGGTTTTTATTACCTGATGGACAATATCCACAGTGATATGCTGTTGGGCGGTGTTGGCGACTATATTTTGGAAACTGCAGCGGCACTCACGGTTCTGCTGGTTATCAGCGGCTGGTGGTTGTGGTACCAGAAGCAGGGCAGTCTGCCGAGGATGCTGGTTTCGCCGTTCGGCAAAAAACGTTCGTGGTGGCGCAGCCTGCACGGTTCGGTTGGGACGTGGATCAGCTTGATGCTGCTGGTGTTTTGTGTGTCGGGCATGGCTTGGGCAGGGATTTGGGGCGGTAAGGCGGTGCAGGCGTGGAATCAGTTTCCGGCCGGAAAATGGGGTGTGGTACCCGATCCTGAGTCTGTTGTGCCTGTACATGGGGATCTCAATGACGGCGAAACCAAAGAAATCCCTTGGGTTCTTGAGCTGACCCCTATGCCGCAGTCGGGCACAACGGTAGGAGTGGGAGGTATTGCGCCCGGCCTGCCGCCAACGCTGGATACGGTGGACCGCTTCGCCCGTGAAAGCGGATTTCAAGGCCGCTACCACCTGTATTTCCCCAAAGGCAAAACCGGTGTGTGGACGCTCAACCGCGATTCGATGAGTTACGACAGCCCCAGCCCCACGGCCGACCGGACCGTACACATCGACCGCTACAGCGGCAAAGTGTTGGCCGACATCCGCTTTAACGATTACAGCGCGTTCGGCAAATTTATGGCCGCCGGCGTTGCTTTTCATATGGGGACGATGGGTTGGTGGAGCGTGGTACTCAACATGGTGTTTTGCCTGGCGGTGGTGGGTATGTGCGTCAGCGGCTGGATAATGTGGTGGCAGCGCCGCCCCAAAAATGCCGCAGGGCTGTTGCCGCCGCCGCAGAAAAACGTTGCCGCTCCCAAGACGCTGCTTGTTGTTTTGCTGGTATCGGCGGTGGTTTTCCCCACTGCTGCTGCCGCTGTTGCTGCGGTTTGGCTGCTGGACAGACTATTGCTGGTGTGCCTGCCTAGGATGGCGGCTTATTTGAAATAG
- the luxS gene encoding S-ribosylhomocysteine lyase, giving the protein MPLLDSFKVDHTRMHAPAVRVAKTMRTPKGDDITVYDLRFCVPNREILPEKGIHTLEHLFAGFMREHLNGAGVEIIDISPMGCRTGFYMSLIGAPDEARVADAWLSSMQDVLDVKSQNEIPELNEYQCGTYQMHSLAEAQNIARNVIERRVGVNKSEDLTLDESLLAD; this is encoded by the coding sequence ATGCCGCTGCTCGACAGTTTTAAAGTGGACCATACCCGTATGCACGCGCCGGCGGTGCGGGTGGCCAAAACCATGCGCACGCCCAAAGGCGATGATATTACCGTTTATGATCTGCGCTTTTGTGTGCCCAATCGGGAAATCCTGCCCGAAAAAGGCATACACACGTTGGAGCATCTGTTTGCCGGTTTCATGCGTGAGCACCTGAACGGCGCCGGTGTGGAAATTATCGATATTTCGCCGATGGGCTGCCGCACCGGCTTTTATATGAGCCTGATCGGCGCGCCCGATGAAGCCCGCGTGGCCGATGCGTGGCTCTCTTCGATGCAGGATGTGTTGGATGTGAAAAGCCAAAACGAAATCCCCGAGCTGAACGAATATCAGTGCGGCACTTATCAAATGCACTCGCTGGCCGAGGCGCAAAACATCGCCCGCAATGTAATCGAACGCAGAGTCGGCGTAAACAAAAGTGAAGACTTAACGCTGGACGAAAGCCTGCTGGCCGATTGA
- the dtd gene encoding D-aminoacyl-tRNA deacylase has translation MRAVIQKVTRAAVDVVNGSGRETVGSIGHGLVVLLGVGRSDTEGDARYIADKTANLRIFEDGAGKLNLSLKDTGGAVLLVSQFTLYADARNGRRPSFSEAAPPQQAGALYGQVAAMLRRHGIAVETGRFQTHMQVDLCNNGPVTLLLDSQKMF, from the coding sequence ATGAGGGCCGTTATCCAGAAAGTTACCCGTGCCGCCGTAGATGTGGTAAACGGTAGCGGGCGCGAAACCGTAGGCAGTATCGGACACGGCCTGGTGGTGCTGCTCGGCGTAGGCCGCAGCGACACCGAGGGCGATGCCCGCTACATTGCCGATAAAACCGCCAACCTGCGCATTTTTGAAGACGGTGCGGGCAAATTGAACCTTTCATTAAAAGACACCGGCGGTGCGGTTTTGCTGGTGTCGCAATTCACGCTTTATGCCGATGCCCGCAACGGCAGACGGCCGTCTTTTTCGGAAGCCGCCCCGCCGCAGCAGGCCGGCGCACTCTACGGGCAGGTGGCCGCCATGTTGCGAAGACACGGCATTGCGGTGGAAACCGGCCGCTTTCAAACCCATATGCAGGTAGATTTGTGCAACAACGGGCCGGTAACACTGCTGCTGGATTCTCAAAAAATGTTTTAA
- the hchA gene encoding glyoxalase III HchA produces MSEPSKAPTPDHAEYNAYFPSPYSLSRYTAPKTDFAGLRFDQPYTGGKYRVLMIGTDERYLQMQNGKLFSTGNHPVETLLPMLHIHEAGFEIDVCTLSGNSVKFEMWAMPQEDEAVQKIFATYLPKFQKPLKLADVLERATASDSPYIGVLIPGGHGAFTAIPHSREVAQVLNWAVAQQRSIITLCHGPAALVAAAEHGAFPFAGYNLAVFPDALDEGANIDIGYMPGRLPWLVAERLQQLGMNVVNSGISGEVCRDRELLTGDSPLAANNLGILAADVLLQAAAEFG; encoded by the coding sequence ATGAGCGAACCGAGCAAAGCCCCCACACCCGACCACGCCGAATACAATGCTTATTTCCCCTCCCCTTACTCCCTGAGCCGCTACACCGCGCCGAAAACCGATTTTGCCGGCCTTCGGTTCGACCAACCCTACACCGGCGGCAAATACAGGGTTTTGATGATAGGCACTGATGAGCGTTATCTGCAAATGCAGAACGGCAAACTGTTTTCCACCGGCAACCACCCTGTAGAAACCCTGCTGCCGATGCTGCACATTCACGAAGCGGGCTTTGAAATCGATGTGTGCACCCTTTCGGGCAATTCGGTCAAATTCGAAATGTGGGCGATGCCCCAAGAAGACGAAGCGGTGCAGAAGATTTTTGCAACCTATCTGCCCAAATTCCAAAAGCCGCTGAAACTGGCCGATGTGCTGGAGCGCGCCACCGCCTCCGATTCGCCCTATATCGGTGTGTTGATACCCGGCGGACACGGCGCGTTTACCGCCATCCCCCACAGCCGCGAAGTGGCGCAGGTTCTCAACTGGGCCGTGGCGCAGCAGCGCAGCATCATCACACTCTGCCACGGCCCCGCCGCGCTGGTTGCTGCTGCCGAACACGGCGCGTTTCCCTTTGCCGGCTACAATCTGGCCGTGTTCCCCGATGCGCTTGACGAAGGCGCCAATATCGACATCGGCTATATGCCCGGCCGCCTGCCGTGGCTGGTGGCCGAGCGTTTGCAGCAGCTGGGCATGAACGTGGTCAACAGCGGCATCAGCGGCGAAGTATGCCGCGACCGTGAGCTGCTCACCGGCGACAGCCCGCTGGCAGCCAACAACTTGGGCATACTGGCCGCCGATGTATTGCTGCAAGCCGCAGCAGAGTTTGGCTGA
- a CDS encoding aromatic amino acid transporter — protein MSAKPPTLIGGALIITGTVIGAGMFANPTATAGIWFAGSLVVLVYTWFSMLASGLMLLEVNTHYPHGASFDTMVKDLLGKSWNTVNNLAVAFVLYLLTYAYIFVGGDLTTKALSQLAGESVGAAAGQLVFFAALALCVWLSTRLVDRITGILIGGMILTFFWATGGLLGDVKLPVLFDTQAAEDTRYWIYAAAALPVCLASFGFHGNVSSLLKYFNGDAPKVARALKAGTLIALAVYVLWQLAVHGNLPRHAFSPVIEAEGKVSVLIAELSRFTDTGSMETALSWFAYMAIATSFLGVTLGLFDFLADMFKWGDNAPGRAKTAALTFLPPLVCCLLYPTGFVTVIGYVGLAATVWTAFTPALLLWRARRKFPKPASYRIGGGRLLIVWVLLFGAANIAAQLLSRFELVPVFLG, from the coding sequence ATGTCTGCCAAACCCCCAACGCTGATAGGCGGCGCGCTGATTATCACCGGCACGGTGATCGGTGCAGGTATGTTTGCCAACCCCACGGCCACCGCCGGCATTTGGTTTGCCGGCTCGCTGGTGGTGCTGGTTTACACCTGGTTTTCCATGCTTGCCTCCGGCCTGATGCTGCTCGAAGTAAACACACACTATCCACACGGCGCAAGCTTCGATACCATGGTGAAAGACTTGCTCGGCAAAAGCTGGAACACGGTCAATAATCTGGCCGTGGCGTTTGTACTTTACCTGCTCACCTATGCCTATATTTTTGTGGGCGGCGACCTGACCACCAAAGCTTTGTCGCAGCTGGCGGGAGAAAGCGTGGGCGCGGCGGCGGGGCAACTGGTGTTTTTTGCCGCACTGGCACTTTGCGTGTGGCTCTCCACGCGGCTGGTGGACAGAATCACCGGCATTTTAATCGGCGGCATGATATTAACGTTTTTCTGGGCAACGGGCGGCCTCTTGGGCGATGTGAAACTGCCGGTTTTATTCGACACTCAGGCCGCCGAAGACACGCGCTACTGGATTTATGCCGCCGCCGCGCTGCCGGTGTGCCTGGCCTCATTCGGCTTTCACGGCAATGTGTCGAGCCTGCTGAAATATTTCAACGGCGATGCGCCGAAAGTGGCGCGTGCGCTCAAAGCAGGCACCCTGATTGCGCTGGCGGTGTATGTGCTGTGGCAGTTGGCGGTGCACGGCAACCTGCCGCGCCATGCTTTCTCGCCGGTGATTGAAGCAGAAGGGAAAGTATCGGTGCTGATTGCGGAGCTTTCGCGCTTTACCGACACGGGCAGCATGGAAACCGCGCTGTCGTGGTTTGCCTATATGGCCATTGCCACTTCGTTTCTGGGCGTTACCCTCGGCCTGTTTGATTTTCTGGCCGATATGTTCAAATGGGGCGACAACGCCCCCGGGCGCGCCAAAACCGCCGCGCTCACCTTTCTGCCGCCGCTGGTCTGCTGCCTGCTTTATCCCACGGGCTTTGTAACCGTTATCGGCTATGTGGGGCTGGCCGCCACCGTGTGGACGGCGTTCACGCCCGCGCTGCTGCTGTGGCGTGCCCGCCGTAAGTTTCCCAAACCGGCAAGCTACCGCATCGGCGGCGGCAGGTTGCTGATTGTCTGGGTGCTGCTGTTTGGCGCAGCCAATATTGCCGCACAACTGCTGAGCCGTTTCGAGCTGGTTCCGGTGTTCCTGGGCTGA
- a CDS encoding bile acid:sodium symporter family protein has protein sequence MNTVFIVLPVLLLLMFGLGLSFKPADFAVPVKQPKAVLAGVAAQIVLLPLLAGMVVWLFQPEPYLMVGLVLIACSPGGSSSNIFTALAKGDVPLSIVLTVASSIITVFTIPPVLLYALDAAGLGGAAVKLPVGQLLVQNVVLVLLPLLLGMVVRYARPDFAQKAKKGLDKAAFPALVVLAAVFFAANRQIIVQHFAALAGMVSLLIVAAMGLGGLLAAGLGLPGRQRRTIVIEVGMQNAAQAIAVAGSPFVLNNEAFALPAVIYALMMNVVLTAYLGLCRLVKG, from the coding sequence ATGAACACTGTTTTTATTGTGTTGCCGGTTTTGCTGTTGCTGATGTTCGGCTTGGGCTTGTCGTTCAAGCCTGCGGATTTTGCGGTGCCGGTGAAGCAGCCGAAGGCGGTGTTGGCGGGGGTGGCGGCGCAGATTGTGCTGCTGCCGCTGCTGGCCGGGATGGTGGTGTGGCTGTTTCAGCCTGAGCCTTATCTGATGGTGGGGCTGGTGCTGATTGCCTGCTCGCCGGGCGGTTCGTCATCGAATATTTTCACGGCGCTGGCCAAAGGCGATGTGCCGCTTTCAATTGTGCTCACGGTGGCAAGCAGCATCATCACGGTGTTTACTATTCCGCCGGTGCTGCTGTATGCGCTGGATGCGGCAGGGTTGGGCGGTGCGGCGGTGAAGTTGCCGGTGGGGCAGCTTTTGGTGCAGAACGTGGTGTTGGTGCTGCTGCCGCTGCTTTTGGGTATGGTGGTGCGCTATGCCCGGCCTGATTTCGCGCAAAAGGCGAAAAAGGGTTTGGATAAGGCGGCGTTTCCGGCGTTGGTGGTGTTGGCGGCGGTGTTTTTTGCGGCGAACCGGCAGATTATCGTGCAGCATTTTGCCGCGCTGGCGGGCATGGTGTCGCTGTTGATTGTGGCGGCGATGGGGCTGGGCGGGCTGTTGGCGGCAGGGTTGGGGCTGCCGGGCAGGCAGCGGCGCACGATTGTGATTGAGGTGGGGATGCAGAATGCGGCGCAGGCGATTGCCGTTGCCGGCAGCCCGTTTGTGTTAAACAATGAGGCGTTTGCGCTGCCGGCGGTGATCTATGCGCTGATGATGAATGTGGTTCTGACGGCTTATCTGGGGCTTTGCCGGCTGGTGAAAGGGTAG
- the polA gene encoding DNA polymerase I — translation MIPTLLLVDGSSYLYRAFHAMAPLTAPDGTPTGALYGVLNMLRRLRADYAHDYCAVVFDAKGKNFRHQMFPDYKATRPPMPDELRPQAEMLPEMVRLMGWPVLVVPDVEADDVIGTLAKQGEAAGWNVVVSTGDKDMAQLVGGHVTLVNTMSNETLDIDGVKAKFGVHPGQITDYLALMGDKVDNVPGVEKCGPKTAAKWLEQYGTLENVMAHAGEIKGKVGENLQAALPQLPLSYRLVTIKTDVDLHAELSDGLESLRRRPPQWAQLAVEFKRLNFRSWLKEAQERMHEGSGDLFDTAHIGGQAALAAERPSENLSDGLPQTAPAPAVLDYQAVTAEAQFAALLDRLSQAESIGIDTETTSLNPMDARLVGISIAFVPGDAVYIPLGHNPTAAPEQLDLNNVLSRLKPHLENAALKKTGQNLKYDQHIFANYGIALNGIAGDAMLASYILESHLGHGLDELASRWLGLPTITYESLCGKGAKQISFADVALEQAAEYAAQDADFALRIESWLKARMDAEQLEMYENMELPVAQVLFEMERNGVLIDPGELARQSRELGSGLLQLEQQAYQIAGQPFNLNSPKQLQEILFHIMGIPTKGLKKTASGGISTNEAVLEQLAPDYPLPKIILQNRGLAKLKSTYTDKLPEMINPQTGRVHTTYAQAVAITGRLASSNPNLQNIPIRTAEGRRVRRAFTAPAGSVIVSADYSQIELRIMAHLSGDKTLLAAFQNGEDVHRRTAAEVFGVAHESVSSEQRRYAKTINFGLIYGMGQYGLAKSLGIDNLSAKNFIDRYFARYPGVADYMQRTKEQAAAQGYVETLFGRRLYLPDIRAANANQRAGAERAAINAPMQGTASDLIKRAMINVRNWLVSDGLQSRLIMQVHDELVLEVPEAELELVKQKLPEIMAGVADGRLNVPLAAEVGVGGNWEEAH, via the coding sequence ATGATTCCAACCCTGCTTCTCGTTGACGGTTCTTCCTATCTCTACCGCGCTTTTCACGCGATGGCGCCCTTAACCGCACCTGACGGCACGCCCACCGGCGCGCTCTACGGCGTGCTCAATATGCTGCGCCGCCTGCGCGCCGATTATGCGCACGACTATTGCGCGGTGGTGTTTGATGCTAAAGGAAAAAACTTCCGCCACCAAATGTTTCCCGACTACAAAGCCACCCGCCCGCCGATGCCCGATGAGTTGCGCCCGCAGGCGGAAATGCTGCCGGAAATGGTGCGGCTGATGGGCTGGCCGGTGCTGGTGGTACCCGATGTGGAAGCCGATGATGTTATCGGCACCTTGGCCAAACAGGGAGAAGCAGCGGGCTGGAACGTGGTGGTGTCCACCGGTGATAAAGATATGGCGCAGTTGGTGGGCGGACACGTTACGCTGGTGAACACCATGAGCAACGAAACGCTGGATATTGACGGCGTAAAAGCCAAATTCGGTGTGCACCCGGGCCAAATCACCGACTATCTCGCGCTGATGGGCGACAAGGTGGACAACGTGCCGGGGGTGGAGAAATGCGGCCCGAAAACGGCGGCGAAATGGCTGGAGCAATACGGAACGCTCGAAAACGTGATGGCGCACGCGGGCGAAATCAAAGGCAAAGTGGGCGAAAACCTGCAAGCCGCGCTGCCGCAACTGCCCTTGTCTTACCGGCTGGTTACCATCAAAACCGATGTCGATCTGCACGCCGAGCTTTCAGACGGCCTCGAAAGCCTGCGCCGCCGCCCGCCGCAATGGGCGCAGCTGGCGGTGGAATTCAAACGCCTGAATTTCCGCAGCTGGCTGAAAGAAGCCCAAGAGCGTATGCACGAAGGCAGCGGAGATTTGTTTGACACCGCCCATATCGGCGGACAGGCAGCGTTGGCGGCTGAGAGGCCGTCTGAAAACCTTTCAGACGGCCTGCCGCAAACTGCCCCCGCGCCTGCCGTGTTGGATTACCAAGCGGTTACCGCCGAAGCCCAGTTCGCCGCCCTGCTGGACAGATTATCCCAAGCCGAATCCATCGGAATCGACACCGAAACCACCTCGCTCAACCCGATGGATGCGCGGCTGGTGGGCATCAGCATTGCTTTTGTGCCGGGCGATGCGGTGTATATCCCGCTCGGGCACAACCCCACCGCTGCGCCCGAGCAGCTTGATTTAAATAATGTTTTAAGCCGCCTGAAACCGCATCTGGAAAATGCCGCGCTCAAAAAAACCGGCCAAAACCTTAAATACGACCAACATATTTTCGCCAACTACGGCATTGCCTTGAACGGCATTGCCGGCGATGCCATGCTCGCCTCTTATATTCTCGAAAGCCATTTGGGGCACGGCCTCGATGAATTGGCCTCCCGCTGGCTCGGCCTGCCCACCATCACTTATGAATCGCTGTGCGGCAAAGGCGCGAAGCAGATTTCTTTTGCCGATGTGGCGTTGGAGCAGGCCGCCGAATATGCCGCCCAAGATGCCGATTTCGCCCTGCGCATCGAAAGTTGGCTCAAAGCGCGCATGGATGCCGAACAGCTTGAAATGTATGAAAATATGGAGCTGCCGGTGGCGCAGGTGTTGTTTGAGATGGAGCGCAACGGCGTATTGATCGACCCGGGCGAACTCGCCCGCCAAAGCCGCGAACTCGGCAGCGGACTGTTGCAGCTCGAGCAGCAGGCCTACCAAATCGCCGGCCAGCCTTTCAACCTCAACTCGCCCAAACAATTGCAGGAAATTCTGTTTCACATCATGGGCATTCCCACCAAAGGGCTGAAAAAAACCGCTTCCGGCGGCATTTCCACCAATGAGGCCGTGCTCGAACAGCTCGCGCCCGACTACCCGCTGCCGAAAATCATTCTGCAAAACCGCGGCCTGGCCAAACTCAAATCCACCTACACCGACAAACTGCCCGAGATGATCAACCCGCAAACCGGCCGCGTACACACCACTTATGCCCAGGCCGTTGCCATCACCGGCCGGCTCGCCAGCAGCAACCCCAACCTGCAAAACATTCCCATCCGCACCGCCGAAGGCCGCCGCGTGCGCCGCGCCTTCACCGCCCCTGCCGGCAGCGTAATCGTATCCGCCGACTATTCGCAAATCGAACTGCGCATCATGGCGCACCTCTCCGGCGACAAAACCTTGCTGGCCGCCTTTCAAAACGGCGAAGACGTGCACCGCCGCACCGCCGCCGAAGTGTTCGGCGTGGCTCACGAAAGCGTCAGCAGCGAGCAGCGCCGCTACGCCAAAACCATCAACTTCGGCCTGATCTACGGCATGGGGCAATACGGGCTGGCCAAATCGCTGGGCATCGATAATCTCTCTGCCAAAAACTTTATCGACCGCTACTTCGCCCGCTACCCCGGCGTGGCCGACTATATGCAGCGCACCAAAGAGCAGGCCGCCGCGCAGGGCTATGTAGAAACCCTGTTCGGCCGCCGCCTCTACCTGCCCGACATCCGCGCCGCCAACGCCAACCAGCGCGCCGGCGCCGAACGCGCTGCCATCAACGCCCCCATGCAGGGCACCGCCTCCGACCTCATCAAACGCGCCATGATAAACGTGCGCAACTGGCTCGTTTCAGACGGCCTGCAAAGCCGCCTGATTATGCAGGTGCACGATGAGTTGGTGCTGGAAGTGCCTGAAGCGGAATTGGAATTGGTGAAGCAGAAACTGCCCGAAATCATGGCTGGCGTGGCAGACGGCCGGCTAAACGTGCCGCTGGCCGCCGAAGTGGGCGTGGGGGGGAATTGGGAAGAGGCGCATTGA